Proteins encoded together in one Telopea speciosissima isolate NSW1024214 ecotype Mountain lineage chromosome 4, Tspe_v1, whole genome shotgun sequence window:
- the LOC122657745 gene encoding dof zinc finger protein DOF3.4, protein MPSDTSERRLAKPPHTGAPPPPDHENLHCPRCDSTNTKFCYYNNYNLSQPRHFCKSCRRYWTQGGTLRNIPVGGGTRKNPKRSRTSSTSSSSSSTSSSTSQDPNSATPISISAEQPDMSFPICGDLNLEPNISGTGTGTFTSLLNSQSTGFLALGGFGLGLSSGFDDLGFGLGRGGWPFTEVGEVGSTWQLGNAEPIFADGDCFSWPELAISTPGHGLK, encoded by the coding sequence ATGCCATCCGACACCAGCGAGCGGCGACTAGCGAAGCCTCCACACACAGGAGCTCCACCTCCACCGGATCATGAAAACCTTCACTGCCCACGCTGCGATTCCACCAACACCAAGTTCTGCTACTACAACAACTATAACCTTTCCCAGCCCCGTCACTTCTGCAAGTCTTGCCGCCGGTACTGGACCCAGGGTGGTACTCTCCGTAATATCCCTGTCGGTGGCGGCACCCGCAAGAATCCCAAGCGTTCCCGCACCTCTTCCacctcttcgtcttcttcctccacctcctcttctACCTCTCAAGACCCCAACTCAGCCACCCCTATTTCCATCTCTGCTGAACAACCCGACATGTCTTTCCCCATATGTGGCGACCTCAATCTTGAACCAAACATCTCTGGTACTGGCACTGGAACTTTCACTTCCTTGCTCAACTCTCAGAGCACGGGATTTCTTGCTCTGGGTGGGTTCGGGCTTGGCCTCAGCTCCGGGTTTGACGATCTAGGGTTTGGACTCGGTCGAGGGGGTTGGCCTTTCACGGAAGTCGGAGAAGTTGGAAGCACATGGCAGCTCGGGAACGCTGAACCAATCTTCGCTGACGGTGATTGCTTTTCTTGGCCGGAACTTGCCATTTCCACGCCTGGACACGGTCTGAAGTGA